One genomic region from Chthonomonas calidirosea T49 encodes:
- the rpsD gene encoding 30S ribosomal protein S4 has translation MANNHDPRCRQCRREGVKLFLKGDKCYTKCTLEKTSKDGKTKWRDKPPGWGSAISQIAAPQRKITEYGMQLREKQKLKRIYRVLEKPFRRYLDEAMRRSGVSGDNLVTLLETRLDNVVYRLGLAASRAQARQMVSHRFFTVNGERVNIPSYQVKPGDVIGVHESKAQKACIKEVRERLHTRPSLPEWLELNPQTLEGRVLAIPSHDQIDTHNVVQVQQIIEFYSR, from the coding sequence ATGGCAAATAATCACGATCCAAGGTGTCGTCAATGTCGCCGCGAAGGAGTGAAGCTGTTTCTTAAAGGCGACAAATGCTACACCAAGTGCACTTTAGAAAAAACGAGCAAGGATGGGAAAACCAAGTGGCGCGATAAACCCCCTGGGTGGGGAAGTGCCATTAGCCAGATTGCCGCACCTCAACGCAAGATCACAGAATATGGCATGCAGCTTCGAGAAAAGCAGAAGCTGAAGCGTATCTACCGCGTTCTCGAAAAACCGTTTCGGCGCTATCTCGATGAGGCTATGCGCCGTTCTGGTGTGTCGGGCGACAACTTGGTGACGCTGCTGGAGACCCGGTTGGATAATGTGGTCTACCGTCTAGGGTTAGCTGCCTCACGGGCACAGGCCCGCCAAATGGTAAGCCATCGCTTCTTTACGGTGAACGGCGAACGGGTGAACATTCCCTCGTATCAGGTGAAGCCCGGCGACGTGATCGGCGTCCATGAAAGCAAAGCTCAAAAAGCCTGCATTAAAGAGGTACGGGAGCGCTTACATACGCGTCCTAGCTTGCCGGAATGGTTGGAGCTGAACCCTCAAACCCTGGAAGGGCGCGTGCTCGCCATACCGTCTCACGACCAGATTGACACCCATAACGTGGTGCAAGTTCAACAGATCATCGAATTCTATTCGCGCTAA